One stretch of Dissulfurimicrobium hydrothermale DNA includes these proteins:
- a CDS encoding ATP-binding protein encodes MKTLRKIIEIDEALCNGCGKCVPSCAEGAIQIIDGKARLVAERYCDGLGACLGECPQGALRIVERVADDFDEEAAHRHLSSPMPAETKGAIQGAALGCGCPSTLVQEFGPQKDACARANQPVNFGSLRSALTHWPVQIRLVPPAAPFLKGADLLVAADCTAFSYPAFHMDLLPGKVLLIGCPKFDNAHEYVERFIEIFKKAQIKSLTTVIMEVPCCSSMLGILNKAMEGASVSIPLKKIVVSARGELLD; translated from the coding sequence ATGAAAACGTTGAGAAAGATCATTGAGATTGATGAGGCCCTCTGTAACGGCTGTGGCAAGTGCGTCCCGTCCTGCGCTGAGGGGGCGATCCAGATAATAGACGGCAAGGCAAGGCTTGTGGCCGAGAGATACTGCGACGGCCTCGGAGCCTGCCTCGGCGAATGTCCTCAAGGGGCGCTGAGGATTGTAGAAAGAGTTGCCGATGACTTCGATGAAGAGGCGGCCCATAGACACCTGAGCAGTCCAATGCCTGCCGAGACCAAGGGTGCGATTCAAGGAGCGGCACTGGGCTGCGGCTGCCCGTCCACGCTCGTGCAGGAATTTGGTCCTCAAAAAGACGCATGCGCCAGGGCCAATCAGCCGGTCAATTTTGGCTCTCTCCGCTCCGCACTTACTCACTGGCCTGTGCAGATAAGGCTTGTCCCGCCTGCCGCACCATTTCTTAAAGGGGCGGACCTCCTGGTGGCGGCTGACTGCACCGCCTTTTCCTATCCGGCCTTTCACATGGACCTCCTGCCAGGCAAGGTCCTGCTTATAGGCTGCCCCAAATTTGACAACGCCCATGAATATGTGGAAAGATTTATTGAGATATTCAAAAAAGCCCAGATAAAATCGCTTACGACGGTCATCATGGAGGTGCCGTGCTGTTCTTCCATGCTGGGCATTTTGAACAAGGCCATGGAAGGGGCGAGTGTCTCGATCCCGCTTAAAAAGATAGTCGTCAGCGCACGGGGCGAACTGCTGGATTGA
- the hcp gene encoding hydroxylamine reductase, with protein sequence MFCFQCEQTAKGKGCTTIGVCGKQPDVAALQDLLIYAVKGLALYAVEGRRVGVVDHEANVFTCEAVFSTLTNVDFDPERFEGLIKRTVELRDRLKEKVKAAGGKADFCEGPATFKPADTLEGMVKQGEAHGVMSNGEAVDPDIRSLRETLVYGLKGICAYADHAQILGQEDDRVYAFIHEGLAATLDKGLGLNDWVGLVLKCGEINLRAMELLDAGNTGAYGHPVPTKVPLGAKKGKAVLVSGHDLKDLEEILKQSEGKGIYVYTHGEMLPCHGYPGLKKYSHFYGHYGTAWQNQHKEFPGFPGPIVMTTNCIQKPLDSYKDRIFTSGLVGWPDVAHIKNRDFGPVIKKALEMPGFAEDTDKGSVMVGFARNAILSVADKVIEAVKAGNIRRFFLVAGCDGAKPGRNYYTEFVEKVPKDCIVLTLACGKFRFFDKDLGDIDGIPRLLDIGQCNDAYSAIQIAVALAKAFNCSVNELPLSMVLSWYEQKAVAILLTLLSLGIKNIRLGPSLPAFITPNVLDVLVKNYDIKPITTPDEDLKAILG encoded by the coding sequence ATGTTTTGTTTTCAATGTGAACAGACGGCCAAGGGCAAGGGTTGCACGACGATAGGCGTATGCGGGAAACAGCCCGATGTTGCGGCGCTTCAGGACCTCTTGATCTATGCAGTAAAGGGCCTCGCCCTTTATGCCGTGGAGGGAAGGAGGGTCGGTGTCGTCGACCATGAGGCAAACGTATTTACCTGCGAAGCCGTATTTTCAACGCTTACCAACGTGGACTTTGACCCGGAGCGGTTCGAAGGGCTGATAAAACGAACCGTTGAGCTCAGGGACAGACTTAAAGAGAAGGTGAAGGCAGCGGGCGGCAAAGCGGATTTCTGTGAAGGACCAGCCACATTCAAGCCGGCAGACACCCTTGAGGGCATGGTCAAGCAGGGGGAGGCACATGGGGTGATGTCCAACGGCGAGGCAGTTGATCCCGATATCCGCTCACTTCGTGAGACCCTGGTCTATGGCCTTAAAGGGATCTGCGCATATGCAGACCACGCCCAGATACTGGGTCAGGAAGACGACAGGGTCTATGCCTTCATCCATGAAGGCCTTGCCGCAACCCTTGACAAGGGCCTTGGCCTTAACGACTGGGTCGGCCTTGTCTTAAAATGCGGCGAGATAAACTTGAGGGCCATGGAGCTTCTGGATGCCGGAAACACCGGCGCATACGGCCACCCTGTGCCGACAAAGGTACCGCTGGGGGCAAAGAAAGGAAAGGCCGTCCTGGTATCCGGTCACGACCTCAAGGACCTCGAAGAGATACTGAAGCAGAGCGAAGGAAAGGGCATCTATGTCTATACGCACGGTGAGATGCTCCCATGCCACGGCTATCCAGGCCTTAAGAAGTATTCTCACTTCTATGGCCACTATGGTACGGCCTGGCAGAACCAGCACAAGGAGTTTCCAGGGTTTCCCGGGCCGATCGTGATGACCACAAACTGCATCCAGAAACCGCTTGATTCCTATAAAGACCGCATATTCACAAGCGGGCTTGTAGGCTGGCCGGATGTCGCACATATAAAGAACCGGGACTTTGGCCCTGTGATAAAAAAGGCCCTGGAGATGCCTGGTTTTGCTGAAGACACGGATAAAGGCTCGGTGATGGTGGGCTTTGCAAGAAACGCCATATTGTCCGTTGCGGACAAGGTTATCGAGGCGGTAAAGGCAGGCAATATCCGCCGCTTCTTCCTGGTGGCTGGCTGCGACGGGGCAAAACCAGGGCGCAACTACTACACTGAATTTGTGGAAAAGGTGCCAAAGGACTGCATTGTCCTCACCCTTGCCTGCGGCAAGTTCCGCTTCTTCGACAAGGACCTTGGAGACATAGACGGCATCCCGAGGCTCCTAGACATCGGCCAGTGCAACGACGCATACTCAGCCATCCAGATCGCGGTCGCCCTTGCCAAGGCGTTTAATTGCAGCGTAAATGAGCTGCCGCTCTCAATGGTCCTTTCCTGGTACGAACAAAAGGCTGTCGCGATCCTGCTGACGCTTCTCTCTCTGGGCATAAAAAATATAAGACTTGGGCCGAGCCTTCCAGCGTTTATTACGCCCAATGTGCTCGATGTATTGGTCAAGAACTATGACATCAAACCTATAACCACCCCGGATGAAGACCTGAAGGCCATTTTGGGGTAA